DNA from Leptospira mayottensis 200901116:
CCTTTACTTCTTTCAAACCAAACCATCTCCCCTTCTTTTAAGGGGATGTTTCCTTTTTCAGTATATAAAATTCCGTCTCCGGAAAAAGGAAAAGCAAACACGTTATACGACTCAGGAACAGGAATGGTAATATCTGCGCCCGGAGTTAGACGAAAATGATAATATAAAATCGGAATTTTAGTTTCGATTACGGCTTTTGTTCCAAACACTTCTCCCGCGATAACTTTAATTTTTGTTTTTCCATCGGACGTTTCAACTTCGGGAATTCTTTCGGAAGGAGTGTCTTGATATCTAGGATGACTCATTTTTTGAGAAGAAGGCAAATTGACCCACAATTGAAAACCGTGCATCCAGCCGCCGTTTTTCTGAAAATCGTTTGAAGGTAATTCGGAATGAATCAAACCGGAACCCGCCGTCATCCACTGAACATCTCCGGATTTTAATTTTCCGTAGTTCCCCCATGAATCCCTGTGCTCCATCTCTCCGGTCAATAAATAAGTGACCGTTTCAAATCCTCTGTGTGGATGTTCTGGAGCACCGATCGCTTTTCCGGGTTTATATTCCACAGGTCCCATTTCGTCTAATAACAAAAAAGGATCCAGCTGAATTAAATCTCGAACGGGAAAGGGCCTCCGTACCGGAAAACCTCCTCCTTCGGTGGTTCTTAAAGACGGTCTGATAGTTTTCACTTTTCTCAGATTCATAAATCAAGCGCTCCTCTTGCTTTCTGGTCACTGTACAAATACTTTATTAAGATAAATACAACGGTTACAACCATGATAACGACTACTGTAACTTTTTTAGTTTCATATTCTTTAGACGATGCTTTTCGATTTGTGGCGGATTTTAGAAACTTAGTTTATTGGGGGGATAGAATTTCCAATGTCTCGCCAATTCCTTCCAAGAATGGAAACCATTTTCCCGTTTATGAATTACTCTATTCTTTTGGACCTTTCAAACTCAAAGCAAATTATTTCGCAAAGGAATGGACTCCAAATTCCCGAATGATTATGGAAATTCATAGTTCATTTATAGACCAAAGGGACATCTAT
Protein-coding regions in this window:
- a CDS encoding LIC13081 family protein; translated protein: MITTTVTFLVSYSLDDAFRFVADFRNLVYWGDRISNVSPIPSKNGNHFPVYELLYSFGPFKLKANYFAKEWTPNSRMIMEIHSSFIDQRDIYTFQISSRGTKITFTNHSKLKYPYHFGEWAFASRIRQRICKEMRQLQNCLYRDGSDSPKHFQIIRI
- a CDS encoding pirin family protein, which gives rise to MNLRKVKTIRPSLRTTEGGGFPVRRPFPVRDLIQLDPFLLLDEMGPVEYKPGKAIGAPEHPHRGFETVTYLLTGEMEHRDSWGNYGKLKSGDVQWMTAGSGLIHSELPSNDFQKNGGWMHGFQLWVNLPSSQKMSHPRYQDTPSERIPEVETSDGKTKIKVIAGEVFGTKAVIETKIPILYYHFRLTPGADITIPVPESYNVFAFPFSGDGILYTEKGNIPLKEGEMVWFERSKGDVRFSLHENSPNDWQFLLIGGEPVDEPVARYGPFVMNTQEEISQAFYDFHSGKMGTINS